Proteins found in one Candidatus Obscuribacterales bacterium genomic segment:
- a CDS encoding HAMP domain-containing sensor histidine kinase — MLERLRLIGILAIILLSCLTALNLLVVIPAVTLEQSVSLTPGLSYRCIVSSIAQGLGLVLGLVLLKDFRARNYPGWLFLWLSWSISFLPQIQVFLRGEVIFNPVSWMIVFTAQAILIPVRWRLHLLSQVVLLGSVAGAMLLGFENVHFAARTDLTPAMGSAVYSLTAFQLFSVCLISNLGVYLYERMMRQEFELRRQIRLFLHAVSHDLRNPVLGTLMVLRNLRNPAGETTLSQGILDRMIESGDRQVELIDSLLEAYTLETQGIQLHCQPLSLENSVQKVLGDLYSSIQDAEAIVSVRIPDTLPLVKADPTQLHRVYHNLISNALRYNAHGIHLQLAAQVMGKYLRCTIHDNGPGLSAEQCDQLFNLCTRGPNARQTLGLGLGLYICQQIIEAHHGTIGVSSTYGQGTTLWFELPIAPPD; from the coding sequence ATGCTTGAACGATTACGCTTAATTGGCATCCTGGCTATTATCTTGTTGAGCTGTTTAACCGCGCTCAATCTGCTTGTGGTGATCCCAGCCGTGACGCTGGAGCAATCGGTGAGCCTCACGCCAGGGCTATCCTACCGCTGTATCGTGAGCTCCATTGCTCAAGGTCTGGGACTAGTCTTGGGGTTGGTCTTGCTGAAGGACTTCCGCGCTCGGAACTATCCAGGATGGCTCTTTTTATGGCTATCTTGGTCAATTTCCTTTTTGCCCCAGATCCAGGTATTTCTTCGAGGGGAAGTCATCTTCAACCCCGTCAGTTGGATGATTGTGTTCACAGCCCAAGCCATTTTGATCCCCGTGCGCTGGCGGCTGCATCTGCTGTCTCAGGTTGTTCTTTTGGGCAGTGTGGCTGGAGCGATGCTCCTTGGCTTTGAAAACGTTCACTTTGCGGCTCGCACCGATCTTACCCCTGCTATGGGCTCTGCAGTATATTCCCTGACTGCATTTCAGCTTTTTTCCGTCTGTTTGATCTCAAACCTAGGCGTATATCTCTACGAGCGGATGATGCGACAGGAGTTTGAGTTGCGCCGGCAAATTCGTCTCTTTCTCCATGCCGTATCCCATGACCTCCGTAACCCCGTCTTGGGCACGTTGATGGTCTTAAGGAATTTACGCAATCCAGCCGGTGAAACAACGCTGTCTCAAGGCATTCTAGACCGCATGATTGAGAGCGGCGATCGCCAAGTTGAACTGATTGATTCCTTACTCGAAGCCTATACGCTCGAAACCCAAGGCATTCAGCTCCATTGCCAACCGCTCTCTTTAGAAAATTCAGTACAGAAGGTTCTTGGCGATCTGTATTCTTCTATACAAGACGCTGAAGCGATCGTGTCCGTGAGAATCCCAGACACCCTGCCGCTCGTGAAGGCAGATCCGACACAGCTACACCGGGTCTATCACAACCTCATCTCTAATGCCCTACGCTACAACGCCCATGGGATCCATCTACAGCTGGCCGCCCAAGTCATGGGCAAGTATCTCCGCTGCACCATCCATGACAACGGGCCTGGCCTCTCGGCAGAACAATGTGATCAACTGTTCAATCTTTGCACTCGTGGGCCCAACGCCCGCCAAACCCTGGGCCTAGGCTTAGGATTGTATATCTGTCAGCAAATCATTGAAGCACACCATGGAACCATTGGCGTCTCTAGCACCTATGGTCAAGGAACAACCCTATGGTTTGAGCTGCCGATCGCTCCCCCTGATTGA
- a CDS encoding STAS domain-containing protein, whose product MFVPYRIFRPTTRILSSTSAPDILHWVTQSLESNVACLLLDLQDVIFMDSSGLGALVIASKRVKKVGGRLALCSLSGQARMAVEMSCLDTVLEIYDTPQDFLQQFSSQDSMRSPHQDPFLS is encoded by the coding sequence ATGTTTGTCCCCTATCGAATCTTCCGTCCGACCACGCGCATCCTTAGCTCAACCAGTGCGCCAGATATCCTGCACTGGGTCACCCAAAGTTTAGAATCCAATGTCGCCTGCTTGCTTCTAGATCTGCAGGACGTCATCTTCATGGACAGTAGTGGTCTAGGAGCGTTGGTGATTGCTAGCAAGCGGGTGAAGAAGGTGGGTGGACGGCTGGCGTTGTGCTCCCTCAGTGGTCAAGCTCGCATGGCCGTGGAAATGTCTTGCCTGGATACCGTTCTGGAAATTTACGACACCCCGCAAGATTTTCTCCAGCAGTTTTCCAGTCAGGATTCCATGCGATCGCCCCATCAGGATCCATTCTTGTCCTAG
- a CDS encoding glycosyltransferase produces MNTIGLVAIGRNEGDRLQRCLKSVVGQADVVVYVDSGSTDGSVEFAQSLGVEVVVLDLSIPFTAARARNAGFERLLQLQPDLTFVQFVDGDCEVVPGWLETARQALSDRPDLAVVCGRRRERFPEASIYNQICDIEWDTPVGEATACGGDAMMRVAAVQQVNGFNPSLIAGEEPELCVRLRQQDWKIFRLDAEMTLHDAQMTQFSQWWKRSQRSGHAFAQGSWMHGRSPQQHWVKESRRIWIWGLVIPVVILGTAGITSGLSLLLLALYPVSALRTARYAQGKGYDPGVARWYGWFCTIGKFPELQGQLQFHLRRIFRRQATLIEYKSAPSSH; encoded by the coding sequence TTGAACACAATTGGATTAGTCGCGATCGGTCGCAATGAAGGCGATCGTCTGCAGCGCTGTTTAAAGTCGGTGGTGGGCCAAGCTGATGTGGTGGTCTACGTCGATTCTGGCTCCACGGACGGCAGCGTCGAGTTTGCCCAATCTCTCGGGGTTGAGGTGGTGGTGCTAGATCTATCGATTCCCTTCACCGCTGCCCGCGCCCGGAATGCTGGCTTTGAACGACTGCTGCAGCTCCAGCCCGATCTCACCTTTGTGCAATTTGTCGATGGAGATTGTGAAGTGGTGCCAGGCTGGTTGGAGACGGCTCGCCAAGCCTTGAGTGATCGCCCGGATCTGGCGGTAGTCTGTGGACGGCGGCGGGAGCGTTTTCCCGAAGCCTCGATCTACAACCAAATCTGTGACATTGAATGGGATACCCCGGTGGGGGAAGCTACGGCCTGTGGCGGTGATGCCATGATGCGGGTGGCGGCAGTGCAACAGGTGAATGGCTTCAACCCTAGTTTGATTGCTGGGGAGGAGCCGGAGCTATGTGTGCGGCTGCGTCAGCAGGATTGGAAAATTTTCCGTCTGGATGCAGAGATGACCCTACATGATGCCCAGATGACTCAGTTTTCCCAGTGGTGGAAGCGATCGCAGCGATCGGGTCACGCCTTCGCCCAAGGCAGTTGGATGCATGGCCGCAGTCCTCAACAGCATTGGGTCAAAGAAAGCCGCCGGATTTGGATATGGGGGCTGGTGATCCCGGTCGTCATCCTAGGAACGGCTGGGATCACCTCGGGGCTTAGTTTGCTGCTGCTGGCTCTCTATCCAGTGTCTGCCCTGCGAACAGCTCGCTATGCCCAAGGTAAGGGCTACGACCCAGGTGTGGCTCGATGGTATGGCTGGTTTTGCACCATCGGAAAATTTCCAGAACTGCAGGGGCAACTCCAGTTTCATCTCCGTCGAATCTTCCGTCGTCAAGCTACGCTGATCGAATATAAATCTGCACCATCCAGCCATTAA
- a CDS encoding oligosaccharide flippase family protein translates to MADPSLTPSPEPTPDPAAKPSLKARAIRGSMWTLGGYGANQVLRFASNLVLTRLLFPEAFGLMSLVQIFLQGLEMFSDIGIKPSIIHDKRGDDPAFLNTAWTIQAGRGVGLWLLSCAIAFPASQFYREPMLTQLLPVVGLTALISGFTSTKLPTANRNLRLGLVTSLELTSYVVGLVVMVFCAWRYESVWALVAGGLVDSLLRMTLSHVMLPGISNRFHWEPEAFKSLYRFGRWIFISTALTFLAGQGDRLILGRLLDVRFLGVYTIAVTLARFPRQAISQVIDRVLFPSYAELIRDRPERVYTNLRKSRLTLIGIGWGISLTFILFGPAIINTLYDERYADAGWIIQIISLGSLIGVVGGTYDGILMAKGKTFLVSFLLVVQISVQLAAMVIGYQLNGQPGVVWGLASVTWFAYPVKAIIFSKFSLWQPEVDIPVLGAAIVIIWGSTYMLSSI, encoded by the coding sequence ATGGCTGATCCGTCCTTAACGCCTTCTCCCGAGCCCACACCTGATCCTGCGGCCAAACCGTCCCTAAAAGCACGGGCCATCCGGGGATCCATGTGGACGCTAGGCGGCTATGGTGCCAATCAGGTTCTACGATTTGCCAGCAATTTAGTTCTGACCCGCCTGTTGTTTCCAGAAGCCTTTGGGCTAATGTCGCTGGTGCAGATTTTTCTGCAGGGGCTAGAAATGTTTTCCGACATTGGCATCAAGCCCAGCATCATTCACGATAAGCGGGGCGATGATCCAGCCTTTCTCAACACCGCCTGGACGATTCAAGCCGGTCGCGGCGTGGGGCTGTGGCTGTTGTCCTGCGCGATCGCGTTCCCGGCGTCCCAGTTCTACCGCGAACCCATGCTCACCCAGCTTTTGCCCGTGGTGGGGTTAACGGCATTAATCTCCGGCTTCACCTCCACCAAGCTGCCCACTGCCAACCGCAATCTTCGCCTTGGGTTGGTGACCAGCTTAGAACTCACCTCCTATGTGGTGGGTTTGGTGGTGATGGTTTTCTGTGCTTGGCGGTATGAATCGGTCTGGGCGCTGGTGGCAGGGGGGCTGGTAGATAGCCTGTTGCGCATGACCCTCAGCCATGTGATGCTGCCGGGCATCTCCAACCGCTTTCATTGGGAGCCAGAGGCCTTCAAGTCCCTCTATCGCTTTGGGCGCTGGATTTTTATTAGCACCGCGCTGACGTTCTTGGCCGGTCAGGGCGATCGCTTGATTCTGGGACGATTGCTAGACGTGCGATTTTTGGGGGTTTACACCATCGCCGTCACCCTAGCGCGCTTCCCCCGCCAAGCCATTTCTCAGGTGATCGATCGCGTCCTGTTTCCCTCCTATGCCGAACTGATTCGCGATCGCCCCGAGCGAGTCTATACCAATCTACGAAAAAGCCGCCTCACCTTAATAGGAATTGGCTGGGGTATTTCCCTAACGTTTATTCTGTTTGGCCCCGCTATTATCAACACTTTATATGATGAACGCTATGCTGATGCTGGCTGGATCATTCAGATTATTTCATTGGGATCATTAATTGGTGTTGTGGGCGGCACCTATGACGGTATTTTGATGGCCAAAGGCAAGACTTTCTTGGTGTCCTTTTTGTTGGTTGTGCAAATTTCAGTGCAGTTAGCCGCGATGGTCATCGGCTATCAGCTCAATGGTCAACCGGGTGTGGTGTGGGGGTTAGCCAGTGTGACCTGGTTTGCCTATCCTGTGAAAGCCATCATTTTCTCTAAGTTTTCGCTCTGGCAGCCGGAGGTTGATATTCCGGTGCTTGGTGCTGCCATCGTGATTATTTGGGGCTCAACCTATATGCTGAGTTCTATTTAG
- a CDS encoding sulfotransferase, translated as MIQQPDALTAKLFRAYYKANLVVRRKSYEYLWILGHMRSGSSMFTHILNTNPEISGYGETHVFYWNEHDLTHLMCDVKYALKQLDMSDRFIMDKILHDMHIKDESLLNHPRISIIFLLRDPAETLSSMVKLWGETGDDGVQLYSVEDYTQYYCDRLRSIQRYAEIMEHPKRAFFLTHAQLIHQTDAIFRALEQHLALKFPLSEQYEKTPVTGQRKVGDWSGNLESGTIIRNPKKTLYNLDPHLLERANQAFQDCCQTLSQRCTSLPIS; from the coding sequence ATGATCCAACAGCCAGATGCCTTAACCGCAAAACTGTTTCGAGCCTATTACAAGGCTAACTTGGTCGTTCGTCGTAAGTCCTATGAGTATCTATGGATATTGGGACATATGCGATCGGGTTCATCGATGTTCACCCATATTCTTAACACTAATCCAGAAATTTCTGGCTATGGAGAAACCCATGTTTTTTACTGGAATGAACATGATTTAACTCACTTAATGTGTGATGTTAAATATGCCCTAAAGCAACTTGATATGAGCGATCGCTTTATCATGGATAAAATTCTCCATGATATGCATATTAAAGACGAATCACTCCTCAATCATCCTCGTATCTCCATCATTTTTCTCCTGCGAGATCCGGCAGAAACCTTGTCTAGCATGGTCAAGCTATGGGGCGAAACCGGAGATGACGGAGTCCAGCTCTATTCTGTAGAAGACTACACTCAATATTATTGCGATCGCCTCCGAAGCATCCAGCGCTATGCCGAAATCATGGAGCATCCTAAGCGAGCATTTTTCCTCACCCATGCCCAGCTCATTCACCAAACAGATGCTATTTTTCGAGCTTTAGAACAGCATCTAGCTCTCAAATTTCCCCTTTCTGAACAGTATGAAAAAACACCGGTAACTGGACAGCGAAAAGTAGGTGACTGGTCTGGAAATTTAGAATCTGGAACCATTATTCGCAATCCTAAAAAAACACTCTATAACCTAGATCCACATCTTCTTGAGCGGGCCAATCAAGCCTTTCAAGACTGTTGTCAAACCTTAAGCCAGCGATGTACTAGCCTGCCCATATCCTAG
- a CDS encoding glycosyltransferase, whose amino-acid sequence MSNVPIDCDRPPRVSVILPVYNSERYLAEAIESILSQTFEDFELWIGDDCSSDRSLAIVQTYAAQDARIHVLANPTNLGVSATRNRLQAQAQGEFIAVMDADDIALPDRLSQQVSFLHDHPEVVCVGGNHALIDAEGRLLTYLALPPDNEAIQQSALAGHGSICHPCAMMRRSTLQQIGGYDESLKSALDLDLWLRLGEVGHLANLQTVVLHYRLHAHSISETRSTEQRHNARRVCERAWQRRGIEGSFEAGYAWRPTADPESQHHFMLKYGWWAFNSRQRQTAMVYGWRAIKLRPFQADGWILLGCAIAKPMPSEEP is encoded by the coding sequence ATGTCAAACGTGCCTATTGACTGCGATCGCCCCCCTCGGGTCTCGGTCATTTTGCCGGTTTACAACTCTGAACGCTACCTAGCTGAAGCAATTGAGAGTATCTTGTCCCAAACCTTTGAGGACTTTGAGCTGTGGATCGGCGATGACTGTTCTAGCGATCGCTCCCTCGCCATCGTTCAAACCTATGCCGCTCAAGATGCCCGGATCCATGTGCTGGCTAACCCCACCAATCTAGGGGTGTCGGCCACCCGCAATCGCCTCCAGGCCCAAGCCCAAGGCGAGTTCATTGCCGTCATGGATGCCGATGACATTGCCCTGCCCGATCGCCTTAGCCAGCAGGTCAGCTTTCTTCATGACCATCCAGAGGTGGTGTGTGTGGGTGGGAACCATGCTCTGATCGATGCCGAGGGTCGCCTGCTCACCTACCTGGCCCTCCCCCCAGATAATGAGGCGATTCAACAATCTGCCCTCGCCGGCCATGGCAGTATTTGCCATCCCTGTGCCATGATGCGTCGCAGCACGCTACAGCAGATTGGCGGCTATGACGAATCGCTGAAAAGCGCCTTAGATTTAGACCTGTGGCTGCGGCTGGGCGAAGTGGGGCATCTGGCTAATCTGCAAACCGTTGTGCTGCACTATCGGCTCCATGCCCATTCCATTAGTGAAACGCGCAGTACGGAACAGCGGCACAATGCACGACGGGTTTGCGAACGCGCCTGGCAGCGGCGCGGTATCGAGGGCAGCTTTGAAGCGGGCTATGCTTGGCGGCCCACCGCCGATCCTGAGTCCCAGCATCACTTTATGCTTAAGTATGGCTGGTGGGCCTTCAATAGCCGCCAGCGCCAAACCGCCATGGTCTATGGGTGGCGGGCGATCAAACTGCGTCCCTTCCAAGCCGATGGCTGGATACTCCTAGGCTGTGCGATCGCCAAGCCAATGCCGTCGGAGGAACCTTAG
- a CDS encoding glycosyltransferase family A protein — translation MQTLELPPPLVSVIIPMYNAEGYITQALQSVLQETTIPLEVIVVNDRSSDRSLERVQAIQDARLRVVNGAKAGISTTMNLGLAAARGTIIMRCDADDLFTPGRIASQANWLLQHPDYGAVCGSYDIIAPNGSFVLQHDTGGTPEEVTDELQQGITRTHLCTFAIRTDILRLLGGFRPYFETGEDIDLQLRLADICRVFYQIESRYCYRLHNDSITHMIPSERRVFFDRIARTFQQQRQHQGQDDLQHGIFPPIPQGSESRSYSSNEQIQGFLQGRAWQALSQGQRRNALKLGVRSLLANPGHLPTWSNFLVLLAKLPTQKAQPAPGHPNRPMAEAPQPPAEPVTSELNRDA, via the coding sequence ATGCAGACTTTGGAACTACCGCCACCGCTCGTTAGCGTGATTATTCCGATGTATAACGCCGAGGGCTATATTACTCAGGCGCTGCAGTCGGTGCTGCAAGAAACCACGATTCCCTTGGAGGTGATTGTGGTCAACGATCGCTCTAGCGATCGCTCCCTAGAACGAGTGCAGGCGATTCAAGATGCTCGATTGCGGGTCGTCAACGGAGCCAAGGCGGGCATTTCCACCACCATGAATCTGGGGCTAGCGGCAGCGCGGGGTACGATCATCATGCGTTGTGATGCCGATGATCTGTTTACCCCTGGCCGCATTGCCTCCCAAGCCAATTGGCTGCTGCAGCATCCAGACTATGGCGCGGTTTGCGGTAGCTACGACATCATTGCGCCCAACGGCTCTTTTGTCCTGCAGCACGACACCGGCGGCACGCCGGAAGAGGTCACTGACGAACTCCAGCAAGGCATCACCCGCACCCACCTCTGCACCTTTGCCATCCGCACGGATATTTTGCGGCTCCTGGGCGGTTTTCGTCCCTATTTTGAAACCGGCGAAGATATTGACCTACAGCTGCGCCTGGCTGATATCTGCCGGGTGTTTTACCAGATCGAGTCGCGCTATTGCTACCGCCTGCACAACGACTCCATCACCCATATGATTCCCTCCGAGCGACGGGTCTTTTTTGATCGCATCGCCCGCACGTTTCAGCAGCAGCGCCAGCATCAAGGGCAGGATGATCTGCAACATGGCATCTTTCCGCCCATTCCCCAAGGTTCCGAGTCGCGATCCTATTCATCCAATGAACAAATTCAGGGATTTTTACAGGGTCGGGCCTGGCAGGCTCTCAGCCAAGGACAGCGGCGGAATGCCTTGAAGCTAGGGGTGCGATCGCTCCTGGCCAATCCCGGACATCTGCCAACCTGGAGCAACTTTTTGGTGTTACTGGCCAAACTGCCAACCCAGAAAGCACAGCCGGCACCTGGTCACCCCAATCGACCTATGGCCGAAGCACCCCAGCCCCCCGCTGAACCGGTCACCTCAGAGTTGAATCGAGATGCATGA